DNA sequence from the Tissierella sp. MB52-C2 genome:
GTTTTTAATCCACTAACTGTAAATCTTTGGGGTGCAAATATCAACAGGCGTACTGTGGAAAATGTAAAAAAAGCAGGATTTTTAGAGACTGAGGTTACAAATTTAGCTGGAGATATTGTAAAGGAAATAATTATCAATAATAAAAAGTGAAAGTTCGGGTGAATCACTTGATAGTAAATATGTGCAAATAATATATTATCAGTTAATCAATCCCTTTCATATTATGTAACATAAACATAAAGTAAAGGAGGTTGAGAATTTGATGAATAATTATTTAGTTTGTCCTGAGTTTCCTGCCGGAACTAGTGTAATATCAATTGTAAGTCATCCACCAGAAATTCACCCAGGTACTTCTGTTAGAATAGTTAATCCTTGGATTGGGAATCTATGTGCAGTTCAATTACCAGATGGTATGATTCATCGTTGGTTTGCATGCTTTGAGTTGAGACCTGAAAATGCCTGTTCAAGCAATCCTCTTATTCCAGGTAGTTATGCTACAGTTATAAATTCAACTGGGCATGGGAAGCCTCCGCATGTTGAAGTTGGAACTATAGTAAGAATTGTAAAATGTATTCCAACTATCTTCTATGATGTAATACTAAGCAATGGCGAATACCATAGATGGTTAGCTGAGTTTGAATTGGCAAAGCCAATATAGACATAAAAAGGACAGTAAAGGTTTCGGAGGAGAAATAATAGGGTTCGACCACAATATATAGTGGTTTTAGGAAGAAAATTGGGTCAAAAAACGGTGAAAAACACCGTTTTTTGACCCTTAAAAATATGCTAAAATATAGATGACATTGGATAATTTGAGTGATGAAAGGGGGTACTAGCTACCTATGATATCATGTCAGGCTTATCCAAGAACACAATCGAAGCGAGATGTGATTGGCAGCAAGCAACTGCGGAAGTCGTAATACTGCTGGAGAGAAAACAAGCATAGCAATCTATGGAAATGGCCTAAATAAGAGGATTGCATCTATATAGAATGCCACAAATCCTATTCCTGACCTTGTAATTATCTTTGAAAACATTATGTATTAATCACCAATGATTAATTGATTTTGATCATTAAAGAAAGTCTTATAGCCTAGCTGTACAAAAAAAATTACAGTTAATGCTACACTGCCAAGTATTCCAAGCATAATGGCAATTTGATATTCTATCGCTGTAATAGGTGAGATGCCGGATAGTATTTGACCTGTCATCATGCCAGGTAAGAAAACAATCCCCATACCAACCATGGAATTAATAGTTGGCAGTATTGCTGAATCAAAAGCATTGTTCACAATGTGTTTTGCAGCTGTTTTTGGAGTTGCTCCAAGCATTAAGGCTCCTTCAACTAAATTTTTCTGTGTGTGCATTCCATCAACTAAACGACTAACTCCCAAAGAGATACCAGTCATAGAATTGCCTATCAGCATACCAGCAATTGGAATAAAGTATTGAGGATCATACCAGGGCGATATGCGTATAACTACAAGTAGAAAATAGAATAGGCAGGAAACAGTACCGCCAATCATTGATAATGCAATTATTTGTTTAAGCTTTGGCGAAAGCTTTGATTTACTCCTCTTTATGATGTTATAGATAGAAAATACCTCCATTGCAATTAAAACAAGAAGTGTGTACAGAGGAGACGGGTTTTTAAAAAGGTAAACTAGAATATACCCTGTAAGAATAAGCTGAATTGTCATTCTTACGGAAGAAATAAGTATTTCTGTTTCTCTTGGAATTCCTTTTAACTTAACAATAATCATTAAAATAAAAACAAAGATATAAGCAGCAATCATTTGCAATAGATGCAGATCAATTACACTATTCATTTGCTATACCTCCTTGGAATTTACAACTTTGCCTTGATAAATTTCTATAATATTTTCTGAATAAGTCTGTGCAACTTTTTTTGAATGAGTGACCATAATTAAAGTTTTGTTTGTTTCTTTTGTGTATGCAACTAATTTTTCAATGATAATTTGTTCTGTTTCTTCATCCATTGCAGAGGAAGGTTCATCCAATAAAAAGACTTCAGGATCAAGCAGGATTACTCTTCCTAAAGCAAGTCTTTGTTTTTCACCGCCAGATAACTTATCGCTGTCATCATTGAGATCCTTATTCAAATGAACTATATTTAGAATATGGCCAAGTTTTACATCATCAACTGTTGGCTTTTCTGCAAATTTTAGTCCTATAAGAAGGTTATCTCTAACAGTTCCAGGAAAAATCGCTGGAAGCTGTGGCAGCATTACAACATTTCTTCTTAATTGTACAGAATTAATAGTATTTAAAGGTTTATCGTTATAAAAGATTTCTCCACTATCACAGCTTATTAGTTTATTTAGGAGACGTAAAAGTGTAGATTTTCCACTTCCACTTTGTCCAACAATACACGTAACTTTGTATTTTTTTATATCAAGATCATTAATGTCTAGAATATTTCTGTATTTTACTTTCTTGAGCGAAAACATACAATTCTATCCCCTTTCGTTAATCTTTAATTTCTTTAAATAATTCATAGGCTTTCTTTCGTGCTTCAACCAAGACTTCATTACCTAGCTCGGTTATATTGTAGTACTTTCTAATTTTACCCTCTACTGTTTTTTCTTCTTTTTCTAGGAGTCCACTGGATTCCATGCTGTGAAGAAGAGGATATAGCGTTCCTGGGCTCATATCATAGCCATGTTCACTAAGTTCTTCTATCATCCAAGCACCGTAAAAAGGTTCTTTCTTTGCATGATGAAGTATGTGAATTTGAATAAAAGCTAGAAAAAGTTTCCTCAAAATTTTGTCTTGCATTTTAGACCACCTCTAATGTATAATTTAATTACTAAAATCGATATCGAAATCCGATAATATTATATCACCTATGATTTTGCAATACAAGTTCAATTTGGTATATTTATAATTACCAATTTGAATAGAAGTATGAAGTATTTTAACACTAATGGAGTAGTGTTTTTATTTATGTTTAAACTTTTATATGACTATCATTGCTATTTTCAAAGTGTATAGAAACTTCCTTCAGGTTAAAAACTGACTGTAAAAGTAGGAGATATAAATCTAACTTAATTTTTAATAATATATAATATGTTAATTGAAGGGTGAAAGGATGACTTTATTTTGAAAACAGAGAAAAACTTAGAAAATCAAAAAAGAGTAAGATGGAGAACTTTTTTAAAAGATGTATTCATTTGCTCTTTGGGATCATATGGAGGGCCTGAAGCCCATTATGGTGTATTTACAGATCAAATGGTTATAAAGAAAAATTATTTAACAGAAGAAGAGTTGGTTGAACTTATTGCTTTAACTGGCATTTTACCTGGTCCAAGTAGCACACAAACAATTGTTGCCATTGGCTATAAGATGGGGGGACCCTTATTGGCGCTACTGACTATGTTAGTATGGGCCTTGCCAGTGCTAATATTGATGACCTTGCTTTCATTTTTAAGCGAATTTTTAGGTAACATGAATATATCTCAGGATGGGCTTCGTTATATTGGGCCAATGGCCGTAGGATTTATTGCTGTAGCTGCATATCATATAGGTCGTAAAGTAGTAACAGACAAGATTACTACTTTGCTGCTACTGCTGGGAATCATAATTACTTACTCTATTCGAGAACCCTGGATTTATCCGTTAGTTCTAATTTTGGGTGGAGTGGTGAGTATTATTGTTTCAAAAGAGAAGAATCTTTGGAATCATGTGAAAATAAACCCTCCTTGGAGATATTTGATAGTCTTTGGAATCTTTGCAATAGGAGGTATTCTTCTTAATTTTATATGGAATAACAGAATAGTTTATTTGTTTGAAAGTTTTTACCGATATGGTTATTTGGTTATTGGTGGTGGGCAGGTAGTGGTACCACTTATGTATAGTGAGTTAGTGGAAGTGAATAAGTTTATGACAAATCAGGAGTTTTTGACTGGATATGGACTTGTCCAAGGGATGCCTGGACCAATGTTTAGTTTTAGTGCATATGCAGGAGGAATGGCAGCTCGTGGTGGTGGGGTAGTGACACAAATATTAGGTGCTATGGCAGGAGGTATAGGAATCTTTTTACCAGGTCTACTCTTAATTTACTTCATATATCCAATATGGGAAAATTTAAAGAAAATTAAGGGAATAAAAGTTGCTTTGAAAGGTGTTACGGCCGTTGCTGGTGGATTAATTACAGTAGCTGCAATAGTTCTAATGCAAAAGAATGGATTTATGATTGATAATATTATAGTTGTTTTTATTACAATAATATTGTTACTGACAAAGAAAATCCCAGCACCATTGATTGTAATACTTGTTTTGATAGCAGGATTTATTTTGTAATGGAGAAGGAAATGTTTAAGTTCCAAGGTCTTTTTATAATGTGGGAGATCATTATTTGGAATTTTGAGCCTAAATAAAGATAATTATTTTATAATACTTAAAGCTAGTATTATACTTATTTAAGATGATTTTTTAGGAATATAAATGCATTGAGATATAAAGATCTTGGTGCCTTTATTTTATATAAATCTAAAATTAAATATAGAAAATTAAGAGGCGAAGTCTTCGATGATATGCTCCCCTCTTAGTATCAGACTGTACTGGACACGATTAGATAGACACGACAAATAGTTTATTTAGTCAGGTTCAGTTTTTCATATTCTAAGGGAGATAGATAACCAAGTGAGGAGTGTCTTCGCGTCCTATTATAAAATAGTTCTATATATTCAAATATAGCCTTCTTAGCCTCTTCACGTGTAGCAAAAACTTTATTATTATCCATTATTTCTGTTTTTAATGATTTATTAAAAGACCCCATAATTGCATTATCATAGGGGTTGCCAGCATTACTCATACTCGGCACGATCCCAAGTTTTATTTCTCGTATCTGCAGAGAAATTTTGCATAAGAATATTATTTTTTATTAGGTCTTGTTGAATCTTTTTATAATTGCCGTGCTTTTTCCTAGGGTGTTTTCCAGATAAACCGCACTCTTTCATTATCCTGTACACTCTTTTATACCCCTAGCATCTAGTTCTATTTTTACTCTTCTATATCCATAACACATCTTAAATTGGTTATGTATATCTGTAATATATTCTTTTAAAGCCTCATGTAGTATATGACAAAATATATAGAATAGATATTTTATTGAAGGCATGGAAGCAAGTTGAAATCAACAAGGGAACTGGGGATATAGATGAAATATACATGAAGATGTTGTTAAATACGGAGAGTTTAAACTTCTCAAAGAAATACAGCAGAAATTAATGGAGAACAGATATAATCGCTGGAGTATAATAAAAATACTAAAAAACTAAAATCTTAGATCTATGAATTTTGTTTGAGTTCAGTGGAGATGATTGTTATTTCTCCTGTACTCCGATCCTAATTGAGGTAAACAAGGTGCAGGAAACTTAGATTTTCACTTTATATGTTATATATTAGATATGTGAATTGATATATATAGTTAAGGTTAAAGTTTAACATAAATAGGACAAAGGTGAATAAATACAGTTTTGTAAGGTTAATGTAATAGATTAAGATTAACTAATATAGTTAGAGTTGATTTATTTTATCATTTATATAAAATTATTGATAGATTTTCATATATCGTTACGAAGTATTATATGAAGGGGTAATTACTTAATACAATCTACATGTAGAAAGTAGTATGGGGAAAGGTGGTAATATTGAGTATAACTGAAGAAAACTTTATTGAACAGATGAAAAAGAAAAATGAGAAGGCTTTAGAGTATGTTATAGATAATTATGCTTGGATTCTCAAAACTGTTATAAAAAAACATCTGCATTATCTACCCAATTTTTACGAAGAGTGTATGAATGATTGTCTATTAGCTATTTGGGAAAATATTGACTGTTATGATGCTAAGAAGAGTAGTTTTAAAAACTGGGTAGGAGGAATTGCAAGATATAAGTCTATAGATTATGCAAGGAAGTATTTAAAGGACTTAGAAAATAAAAATATAGAAGATGTAATTATCCCTGAAGAAGATAGTTCTTTAAAGAATATTTTAGAGAGAGAATTCAGCATTGAAGTTGAAAAAATACTTTGTAGTCTATCAAAAGAAGATAAAGATATCTTTAAAAAGCTGTATTTTGAAGATAGAGACATGGATGAAGTATCTAGAGATACAGGTCTCAGCAAGTCTATCCTATATAATAGAATTTCACGAGGAAAAAAGAAAATTCGAAAAGGGATTA
Encoded proteins:
- the fetB gene encoding iron export ABC transporter permease subunit FetB yields the protein MNSVIDLHLLQMIAAYIFVFILMIIVKLKGIPRETEILISSVRMTIQLILTGYILVYLFKNPSPLYTLLVLIAMEVFSIYNIIKRSKSKLSPKLKQIIALSMIGGTVSCLFYFLLVVIRISPWYDPQYFIPIAGMLIGNSMTGISLGVSRLVDGMHTQKNLVEGALMLGATPKTAAKHIVNNAFDSAILPTINSMVGMGIVFLPGMMTGQILSGISPITAIEYQIAIMLGILGSVALTVIFFVQLGYKTFFNDQNQLIIGD
- a CDS encoding ABC transporter ATP-binding protein — protein: MFSLKKVKYRNILDINDLDIKKYKVTCIVGQSGSGKSTLLRLLNKLISCDSGEIFYNDKPLNTINSVQLRRNVVMLPQLPAIFPGTVRDNLLIGLKFAEKPTVDDVKLGHILNIVHLNKDLNDDSDKLSGGEKQRLALGRVILLDPEVFLLDEPSSAMDEETEQIIIEKLVAYTKETNKTLIMVTHSKKVAQTYSENIIEIYQGKVVNSKEV
- a CDS encoding PadR family transcriptional regulator, whose protein sequence is MQDKILRKLFLAFIQIHILHHAKKEPFYGAWMIEELSEHGYDMSPGTLYPLLHSMESSGLLEKEEKTVEGKIRKYYNITELGNEVLVEARKKAYELFKEIKD
- the chrA gene encoding chromate efflux transporter — its product is MKTEKNLENQKRVRWRTFLKDVFICSLGSYGGPEAHYGVFTDQMVIKKNYLTEEELVELIALTGILPGPSSTQTIVAIGYKMGGPLLALLTMLVWALPVLILMTLLSFLSEFLGNMNISQDGLRYIGPMAVGFIAVAAYHIGRKVVTDKITTLLLLLGIIITYSIREPWIYPLVLILGGVVSIIVSKEKNLWNHVKINPPWRYLIVFGIFAIGGILLNFIWNNRIVYLFESFYRYGYLVIGGGQVVVPLMYSELVEVNKFMTNQEFLTGYGLVQGMPGPMFSFSAYAGGMAARGGGVVTQILGAMAGGIGIFLPGLLLIYFIYPIWENLKKIKGIKVALKGVTAVAGGLITVAAIVLMQKNGFMIDNIIVVFITIILLLTKKIPAPLIVILVLIAGFIL
- a CDS encoding IS3 family transposase, producing the protein MPSIKYLFYIFCHILHEALKEYITDIHNQFKMCYGYRRVKIELDARGIKECTG
- a CDS encoding sigma-70 family RNA polymerase sigma factor yields the protein MSITEENFIEQMKKKNEKALEYVIDNYAWILKTVIKKHLHYLPNFYEECMNDCLLAIWENIDCYDAKKSSFKNWVGGIARYKSIDYARKYLKDLENKNIEDVIIPEEDSSLKNILEREFSIEVEKILCSLSKEDKDIFKKLYFEDRDMDEVSRDTGLSKSILYNRISRGKKKIRKGIKGVYKNEGL